The following coding sequences are from one Microbacterium wangchenii window:
- a CDS encoding rhomboid family intramembrane serine protease, translating into MTTDEFHRNRDNFCYRHPDRQSFVLCQRCLRTICPECQTQAAVGVICPECLAEQRAAATPAQRKAERRWSRPAAMTAVSGRPTVTYAIIAVTALVFVVTLIPGIGRVIEGYLSFYAPAIYPQVSGVFQPWRVLTVALVHSGFWHVGLNMLALWFIGRSLEPLLGAARFLLLYVLSAAGGSVAVALLAPNVPVVGASGAIFGLFGALLVIGRHLGANIRVIAILIGVNFALPFVLALLSAAGTGSFAGALSAIQISWQSHLGGLIVGAAVGLIYARTRAARQARLRVGLLIALTGVLVGLLALPPVLYT; encoded by the coding sequence GTGACCACGGACGAGTTCCACCGCAACCGCGACAACTTCTGCTACCGGCATCCCGACCGGCAGAGTTTCGTCCTGTGCCAGCGGTGCCTGCGCACGATCTGCCCGGAGTGCCAGACGCAGGCCGCCGTCGGGGTCATCTGCCCGGAGTGCCTCGCCGAGCAGCGCGCGGCGGCGACGCCGGCGCAGCGCAAGGCCGAGCGGCGCTGGTCGCGCCCGGCGGCGATGACCGCCGTGAGCGGGCGCCCCACGGTGACGTACGCCATCATCGCCGTGACAGCGCTGGTGTTCGTCGTGACCCTGATCCCGGGGATCGGACGGGTCATCGAGGGGTACCTGTCGTTCTACGCGCCCGCGATCTATCCACAGGTCAGCGGTGTCTTCCAGCCGTGGCGCGTGCTGACGGTCGCCCTGGTCCACAGCGGGTTCTGGCACGTGGGTCTGAACATGCTCGCGCTGTGGTTCATCGGCCGGAGCCTCGAGCCGCTCCTGGGCGCCGCACGATTCCTCCTGCTGTACGTGCTCAGCGCAGCGGGGGGATCCGTCGCCGTCGCGCTGCTGGCACCGAACGTGCCCGTGGTGGGAGCCTCCGGGGCGATCTTCGGTCTGTTCGGCGCCCTGCTGGTGATCGGGCGGCATCTGGGCGCGAATATCCGCGTGATCGCGATCCTGATCGGCGTGAACTTCGCGCTGCCGTTCGTGCTGGCGCTTCTCTCCGCGGCCGGAACCGGATCCTTCGCGGGGGCGCTTTCGGCCATCCAGATCTCGTGGCAGTCGCACCTGGGCGGGCTCATCGTGGGAGCCGCCGTCGGGCTGATCTACGCACGCACCCGCGCGGCGCGACAGGCGCGGCTGAGGGTGGGTCTGCTCATCGCGCTGACGGGAGTGCTGGTCGGGCTCCTCGCCCTTCCGCCGGTTCTCTACACGTGA
- a CDS encoding cell division protein CrgA, whose product MARTGNGDDPIAERSEGAAAPNPVWFKPVMLGLMVIGLIWVLVFYLSGTNLPIPGIGAWNLAIGFGIAFIGFLMTTRWR is encoded by the coding sequence ATGGCACGAACTGGCAACGGCGACGACCCGATCGCCGAGCGCAGCGAAGGTGCTGCGGCACCCAACCCGGTTTGGTTCAAGCCGGTCATGCTGGGCCTCATGGTGATCGGCTTGATCTGGGTGCTCGTCTTCTACCTGAGCGGAACCAATCTTCCGATCCCGGGCATCGGCGCGTGGAACCTCGCGATCGGCTTCGGCATCGCGTTCATCGGCTTCCTGATGACCACCCGCTGGCGCTAA
- a CDS encoding class E sortase, producing MMASETVVTRRARRARPRRRVSLVGVLGEVLITIGVVVLLYVAWQLWIGDVIYAAEKNRAGVELSEQWQQEVAPVVPTEEPAPEETDAPTEPAAVEPVILPQPADAEIFGVMHIPRFGADYAMPIAGGVSRPRTLDPIGIGHYPDTAMPGEVGNFALAAHRTTFGKPFNRIAELRVGDPIVVETKEGWYTYRFRTLEYVTPDAVDVLLDVPQRPEVPAGERYITLTSCSPMNSMAERIVGYGLFESFMPRTGDAVPPALTEAAS from the coding sequence GTGATGGCGAGCGAGACGGTGGTGACCCGGCGTGCACGACGTGCACGGCCGCGGCGACGCGTCTCTCTCGTCGGGGTCCTCGGCGAGGTGCTCATCACCATCGGTGTCGTGGTGCTCCTCTACGTCGCGTGGCAGCTGTGGATCGGCGACGTGATCTACGCGGCGGAGAAGAACCGGGCCGGCGTCGAGCTGTCCGAGCAGTGGCAGCAGGAGGTCGCCCCGGTGGTTCCCACCGAGGAGCCGGCGCCCGAGGAGACGGATGCTCCCACCGAGCCCGCTGCGGTTGAGCCGGTGATCCTGCCGCAGCCCGCGGATGCCGAGATCTTCGGAGTCATGCACATCCCGCGCTTCGGCGCGGACTACGCCATGCCGATCGCCGGGGGTGTGAGCCGCCCCCGGACCCTCGACCCCATCGGCATCGGTCACTACCCCGACACGGCGATGCCCGGGGAGGTCGGCAACTTCGCCCTCGCCGCGCACCGGACGACTTTCGGCAAGCCCTTCAACCGCATCGCCGAGCTGCGTGTGGGCGACCCGATCGTCGTCGAGACGAAAGAGGGCTGGTACACCTACCGCTTCCGTACGCTGGAGTACGTCACACCCGATGCGGTGGACGTGCTGCTGGATGTCCCGCAGCGGCCCGAGGTCCCGGCGGGGGAGCGGTACATCACTTTGACCAGCTGCAGTCCGATGAATTCCATGGCGGAGCGGATCGTGGGCTACGGCCTGTTCGAATCCTTCATGCCCCGCACCGGCGACGCGGTGCCGCCCGCGCTGACCGAGGCGGCGAGCTGA
- a CDS encoding anthranilate synthase component II, with protein MSGFRVVVVDNHDSFVHTLAGYIRQLGADVELIEADAVDPHDAASVVSHADAVLVSPGPGDPEHAGASIDIVRAAAERDVPLLGVCLGHQAIGVAFGATVGHAPELMHGLTSLVEHDATGLFRGLARPMVATRYHSLTIVPESLPPELAVTAVTESGVIMGVAHRSAPIQGVQFHPESILTEGGHRLLGNWLASAGLAEAEERGRRLHPRGAVTAPCTP; from the coding sequence GTGAGTGGCTTCCGCGTGGTCGTGGTGGACAACCATGACAGCTTCGTGCACACCCTCGCCGGCTACATCCGGCAATTGGGTGCGGACGTGGAGCTGATCGAGGCCGACGCGGTCGACCCGCACGACGCGGCATCCGTCGTGTCGCACGCGGACGCGGTGCTCGTCTCCCCCGGACCGGGCGACCCGGAACACGCCGGCGCGTCGATCGACATCGTCCGCGCGGCCGCGGAGCGCGATGTGCCCCTGCTCGGGGTGTGTCTCGGACACCAGGCCATCGGCGTCGCCTTCGGCGCCACCGTGGGCCACGCACCCGAACTCATGCACGGCCTGACCTCGCTCGTCGAACACGACGCCACCGGCCTCTTCCGGGGCCTTGCCCGCCCCATGGTCGCCACGCGGTACCACTCCCTCACGATCGTCCCCGAGTCGCTGCCGCCGGAACTGGCGGTCACGGCGGTCACGGAGTCGGGTGTGATCATGGGCGTCGCCCACCGCAGCGCGCCGATCCAGGGCGTGCAGTTCCATCCCGAGAGCATCCTCACCGAGGGCGGTCACCGGCTCCTGGGCAATTGGCTGGCCTCGGCAGGCCTCGCCGAAGCCGAGGAACGCGGGCGCCGGCTGCACCCGCGAGGGGCGGTCACGGCCCCGTGCACACCGTGA